TCTGGTCGGCTGGCCCGCGGTGAGTGTGCCGATGGGCCTGCACCCACGCACCGGAACACCGCTGGCCGCCCAGCTGGCCGGCCCTCCGGGCAGTGAATCCACCCTGCTACGCCTAGCCGCGCAGTTGGAGACTGCTCACCCCTGGCCGCGTACCGCCGAGGTCTGATCCGGCGGCCGGCGCATCACCTACTGTCCGGATACCTACTGTCCGGATACCTACTGCTCGGATTCGATGACGGAGAAGCCTCCGGCGACAACGCGATTGGCGAAGTCGAGAATCGTCGGCCGATCGTCGTCGGCGCGCCACACCATGGCCAGTTCACACGGCGCCAGTCCGGCCACCGGCCGGGCCGTGAGGCCGGGCCAGCGATACATCGGCACATTGTTCTCGGCCAGTAGGCAGACACCCAAGCCGAGACTGACGGCTTCGAGCCGCTCCTCGGCCGTGGCGGCCTCGCCGCCGATCTTGGCCTGGCGCCCGCCACGGGCGTCGGCACCGAGCCAGAAGTCCCGCGCCGCACCGGCTTCGGCCGGCATCGCGATGAACGATTCGTCGATCAGATCAGCGAATTCGATGGTTTCCTGATCGGCCAGCCGATGGTTCTCGGGCAGCAGCACCCACCGCGGTTCGGTGCGCAGCACCTGCCAGCGGTAGCGGCCCGAATCGGGTACCGGTAGCCACATCAGCGCCAGATCGGCCTGCCGGCCCGCGAGTCCGCTGGAGGGATCGGTCCACGAGGCCGAGTGCAGCGCCAGCCGGTGCCCGCTGGCACTCTCCAGCTCCGCGATCAGCCCTCGCCCGATCGAGCTCGGGATCCCGACCCGCAGCACCTCACCGGCTTCCTGCAGGGCCACGTTGGTGACCTCCCACAGTTCCAGAATCCTGCGGGCGCCCTCGAGCAGCTCCTTACCGGCAACGGTCAGCGCCACACTGCGCTGATTGCGATCGAACAGGACCACATCGAGCTGACGCTCGAGCTGACGGATCTGCCGCGAGAGTGTGGGTTGTGCGATGTGCAGCCGCTGAGCGGCGTTCGTGAAGTGCAGTTCCTCAGCCACGGCGACGAAGTACCGCAGGTCGCGCAAATGCGGGTCCATAGCACCTTGCTATCAGAATCGGTCTTGGAAATCCAGCCGCTTTAGACCTTCGAGTTTGAATAGAGGGTCATAAACAGCCAAACGGTTTGTTACTGACAGCATAGGGCTCCGCCATAAGGCCAGCACAATCGCACCGGCCAATTCCTGGCGAACCCGAAGTTCGAGACAGGAGGCGCGGCAGGCATCAAGATCAACACGACTGACCAGCAGTGATGCCCGATTGCGCATGACCCGGCGTGAACGTTGCAGAGGACACTCGCCGAGCCCAGCGGACCAGCAACTTCCACCCATAGCGACTACGCAGGGCACATGCTCAAACGGTGATATTCACCACACAGTGGCGGCTTTCGGCCGCGAAATCGGACGTCCGCCCAGTTCAGGAGCTGTAGACGCGCGGATTCAGAGTGCCGATATACGGCAGGTCGCGATAGCGCTCGGCGTAGTCCAGTCCGTAGCCGACCACGAATTCGTTCGGGATATCGAAGCCCACATTCGCCACTTCGAGCTGGGTGCGCAGCGCGTCGGGCTTGCGCAGCAACGTCACCACCTCGAGGGAAGCGGGGTTGCGGCTGGACAGATTGCGCATCAGCCAGGACAGGGTCAGTCCGGAATCGATGATGTCCTCGACGATCAGCACATTGCGCCCGGCGATGTCCTTGTCCAGATCCTTCAGAATCCGCACCACACCGGAGGACGAGGTGGACGATCCGTACGAGGAGACCGCCATGAACTCCATCTGCGTCGGAATCGGCAGCGCCCGGGCCAGATCGGTCATGAAGAAGATCGCCCCCTTGAGCACGCCGACCAGCAGCAGATCACCCTCGGGCGCATCGGCGGGATATCGCTTCGCGATGAGTTCGGCCAGCTCGTCGACCTTGGCTTGGATCTGCTCCTCGGTGATCAGCACCGACGCTATGTCGTCCCCGTACACGTGTGCTGGCTTCCCTTCGGGTCGTTATCGTGCGAACGCCAACGTCAGCCTGCCACGTTCGCGCCTGGCAACCAACCTGATCCCCGGCATTCCTCCGCCGACCGCGACACCGCCCTGACCGTGCCAATCGGTGACCAGCGCCTCGACCGCCCGTAAATGCTTGTCCGTCAGGGCTTTTGCGCCACCCTCCGTCAACCAGGCACGCACGACGCGGCGACGGATAGCCGGTGGCGCCGTGGCGAGTATCTCGACCGACA
The genomic region above belongs to Nocardia spumae and contains:
- the hpt gene encoding hypoxanthine phosphoribosyltransferase — translated: MYGDDIASVLITEEQIQAKVDELAELIAKRYPADAPEGDLLLVGVLKGAIFFMTDLARALPIPTQMEFMAVSSYGSSTSSSGVVRILKDLDKDIAGRNVLIVEDIIDSGLTLSWLMRNLSSRNPASLEVVTLLRKPDALRTQLEVANVGFDIPNEFVVGYGLDYAERYRDLPYIGTLNPRVYSS
- a CDS encoding LysR family transcriptional regulator — encoded protein: MDPHLRDLRYFVAVAEELHFTNAAQRLHIAQPTLSRQIRQLERQLDVVLFDRNQRSVALTVAGKELLEGARRILELWEVTNVALQEAGEVLRVGIPSSIGRGLIAELESASGHRLALHSASWTDPSSGLAGRQADLALMWLPVPDSGRYRWQVLRTEPRWVLLPENHRLADQETIEFADLIDESFIAMPAEAGAARDFWLGADARGGRQAKIGGEAATAEERLEAVSLGLGVCLLAENNVPMYRWPGLTARPVAGLAPCELAMVWRADDDRPTILDFANRVVAGGFSVIESEQ